In the Chitinophagales bacterium genome, one interval contains:
- the ubiE gene encoding bifunctional demethylmenaquinone methyltransferase/2-methoxy-6-polyprenyl-1,4-benzoquinol methylase UbiE: protein MSRTNIHSTKLRGLIKSLGLVLYHQSIHVEIEVEKVVPYNQEKEKRVQIESMFDNIAHKYDFLNHLLSLGIDITWRKRAIREVSVVQPRLILDMASGTGDFAFEALSISPEKIVALDLSQNMLDIGRSKASTKDTQTIIDWVKGDSEQILYSDGHFDAITVGFGVRNFQNLEKGLSELHRVLRPGGMIAILEPSFPTNPFLKILFNIHFRYITPLVGKLFSKDARAYTYLPDSVSVFPQGDSFCKILENVGFKDTKHIALTFGMCALYLARK from the coding sequence ATGTCTCGCACGAATATTCACAGCACAAAATTAAGGGGATTAATTAAGAGTTTAGGATTAGTTTTGTACCATCAATCTATCCATGTGGAAATCGAAGTAGAAAAAGTAGTTCCCTATAATCAGGAGAAAGAAAAGAGGGTGCAAATAGAGTCGATGTTTGACAATATAGCACATAAGTATGATTTTTTGAATCACCTTTTGAGTTTGGGTATAGATATTACATGGAGAAAACGCGCTATTCGTGAAGTTTCTGTTGTTCAGCCTAGATTAATACTCGATATGGCTTCTGGTACAGGAGATTTTGCATTCGAGGCCTTAAGTATTTCACCTGAAAAAATCGTAGCTCTAGATCTATCACAAAATATGCTCGACATAGGGAGGTCTAAGGCAAGTACTAAAGATACTCAAACTATTATCGATTGGGTCAAAGGCGATAGTGAGCAGATATTATATTCAGACGGTCATTTTGATGCTATCACCGTAGGCTTTGGTGTGCGAAATTTCCAAAATCTTGAAAAAGGTCTTTCCGAATTGCATAGAGTTCTACGACCGGGAGGCATGATAGCTATTTTGGAACCTTCTTTTCCTACGAATCCATTTTTAAAAATTTTATTTAACATACATTTTCGATATATTACCCCTTTGGTAGGGAAATTATTTTCAAAGGATGCCAGAGCTTATACTTATTTACCAGATTCGGTTAGTGTATTTCCGCAAGGAGATTCGTTCTGCAAAATATTGGAAAATGTTGGATTTAAGGATACTAAACATATCGCTTTGACGTTTGGTATGTGTGCGCTATACCTTGCCAGAAAGTAA
- a CDS encoding aminotransferase class V-fold PLP-dependent enzyme: MLSLPKPSPLFSHWQLNPNIVHLNHGSFGGTPKYILDIQKHCIDQLESEPVEFSVRKWYPIYHENKKALAEFVGTDEHNLYLVPNTTIGINHILHNQKESNRQWLTTNHAYGACIHAFHKIGEAKGNEIIKVQIPFPLKSEDEILEQIENNISAKTSLALIDYITSASAIIFPIKKIINLLHSKGVKVIVDAAHAPGMVDFNLDELDADYFVANCHKWICSPKGSAFVYVNPKHQKEYKPVFYSFYNDWNTDEAAHWSNQFIWEGTKDYSAYLCIKDALDYMPNLVQGGWSEIKERNRNLAIAGAKLIAQKLEVALPVPESMLGSIVNIPLWDDKIPDKFFNYYTEVKNLLYDQYKIEVPCVLFPQAPPQYVRVSSQLYNSLEEYEYLGECLLEIRSKT, translated from the coding sequence ATGCTTAGCCTTCCAAAACCCTCTCCCCTTTTTAGTCACTGGCAGTTAAATCCGAATATAGTTCACCTTAATCATGGCTCTTTTGGAGGTACTCCTAAATATATTTTAGATATACAAAAACATTGTATTGATCAATTGGAATCAGAGCCTGTTGAATTCTCAGTAAGAAAATGGTATCCTATTTATCATGAAAATAAAAAAGCATTGGCTGAATTTGTTGGCACAGACGAACATAATTTATATCTAGTTCCCAATACTACCATAGGTATCAATCATATTCTCCACAATCAAAAAGAATCAAACAGACAATGGCTTACCACCAATCATGCCTATGGTGCTTGTATTCATGCATTCCATAAAATTGGAGAAGCGAAAGGCAATGAAATTATTAAAGTACAAATTCCTTTTCCTCTGAAATCGGAAGATGAAATTTTAGAACAAATTGAAAACAATATAAGTGCGAAGACCTCCTTAGCTTTGATAGACTATATCACGTCTGCCTCGGCTATTATTTTTCCGATTAAAAAAATCATTAACCTCCTGCATAGCAAGGGTGTCAAAGTCATCGTCGATGCTGCGCATGCGCCCGGGATGGTAGATTTTAATTTAGATGAATTGGATGCAGACTATTTCGTAGCCAACTGCCATAAATGGATATGCTCACCCAAAGGCTCTGCGTTTGTCTATGTAAACCCGAAACATCAAAAAGAGTATAAACCTGTATTTTATAGTTTTTACAATGACTGGAACACGGACGAGGCAGCACATTGGTCTAATCAATTTATCTGGGAAGGCACCAAGGATTATAGTGCATATTTATGTATAAAGGATGCATTGGATTATATGCCAAATCTTGTACAAGGAGGTTGGTCAGAAATCAAAGAGAGGAATAGAAATTTGGCAATAGCAGGTGCGAAATTAATAGCTCAAAAGTTAGAAGTGGCTCTACCTGTGCCTGAATCAATGCTAGGGTCTATCGTCAATATTCCTTTATGGGACGATAAAATTCCTGATAAATTTTTTAACTATTATACAGAAGTTAAAAATTTGCTTTACGATCAATACAAAATAGAAGTGCCTTGCGTTCTATTCCCACAAGCTCCTCCGCAATATGTGCGAGTCTCTTCGCAGTTATACAATTCGTTGGAAGAGTATGAATATTTAGGTGAATGTCTGCTAGAAATAAGAAGTAAAACCTAA
- a CDS encoding YihA family ribosome biogenesis GTP-binding protein, translating into MNIRARHFVGSFNTLKELPISEIPEFCFIGRSNVGKSSLINYITGKKDLAKVSSTPGKTQSLNYFLINNEWHLVDLPGYGYAKRSKKLRSSWEDTMYAYFESRETLTNIFLLIDSRIKPMKSDLDMISWLGERGIPFALVYTKADTRELKQCKINMKNFEEKLLESWDALPKSFVTSSEEGRGKDEILDYINQILNS; encoded by the coding sequence GTGAATATTCGTGCGAGACATTTTGTTGGATCATTCAATACGCTCAAGGAATTACCAATAAGTGAAATCCCTGAATTTTGCTTTATTGGTAGATCCAATGTAGGGAAATCATCTTTGATAAATTATATCACAGGGAAAAAAGACTTAGCTAAGGTATCTTCAACCCCAGGTAAAACCCAGTCATTGAATTATTTTCTTATAAATAATGAATGGCATCTCGTGGATTTACCGGGTTATGGCTATGCCAAGCGAAGCAAGAAACTTCGATCGAGTTGGGAAGATACTATGTATGCTTATTTCGAATCTCGAGAAACACTTACCAATATATTTCTACTCATAGATAGTCGAATTAAACCTATGAAAAGTGACCTCGATATGATTAGCTGGTTGGGCGAGAGAGGGATTCCATTTGCTCTCGTATACACTAAAGCAGATACACGTGAACTCAAGCAATGCAAAATCAATATGAAGAATTTTGAGGAAAAGCTACTCGAATCATGGGATGCATTGCCCAAAAGTTTTGTAACCTCGTCGGAAGAAGGCAGGGGAAAAGATGAAATTTTAGATTATATAAATCAAATATTAAACTCATAA
- a CDS encoding M1 family metallopeptidase produces MKLFIFILSLVTCNFFFAQNFQSPTNPYFWKNKIGLKSEYWQQDVDYIINASLDEKEEIISGKVEIIYTNNSPHVLNELFFNLYQNAFIKESYLSNLQEANGNKVRFGKWEAEGKGNEILSLKVDGEVVKTEIDGSIMKAWLKNPMQPNTNIKIEIDFKTYYSKGGDTRRRMKSYTYQGVKHFNGAHWYPRLAVYDRKFGWCTDQHLNREFYGDFGNYRVHLDFPANYVVEATGVLQNRTEVLPDTLRKKLDISNYWSHPWDTVVTYKIPMKKGERKVWKYFAENVHDFAWVAGPHYRLDEKNYKGFSTVALVLEPHCSGWKNACDFSAKVIDVYSRDFGQYAYPKMVVADCQDGMEYPMLTMDGGSDPGYRGLLAHEIGHNWFYGMVNNNETYRALLDEGFTQFLTVWALEAIDGKNMFTTGKQPKHFMPTAVRNARCYDSYMLDAMSHERTEINVHSDGFNGALGQGGGYRNVYNKTATMLYNLQYVLGDSLFQRAMKHYFNQWSFRHPYVEDFRNSIIEYTKVDLNWFFDQWIETSKVLDYKIFPLKKLDSGQYQLKLKRMEDMQSPLDITVFGKSGKRYNFYIPNTWFEKETEATKLPRWIGWDNKLKTTYTVKISLPEEPKYARIDTSRRLADINEMNNTTECNWKLYFDRNQSLPRDREHYTVLWRPDFWYNNFDGVKAGVHFEGSLNKNFHQTELDIWLNTRIGKWSVRDVANQNERNAINDLISFRFTYSSPTHKFIKNSDVRFEARHIDGIALTSLQWRKAFENSNYITLGGKSMVRYRRDQDYYNYMTSIQWNTFLMANTSAWIEWINNKSLDRNLEQMTRVKLRSSVMSVANFSYLEAEHKENIKLDKLLFKFRIFGRLGTHNRGLVPTEVLLNAGGASGEEMLENKFMRSVSAFPDLFMKGSQFVNSPYFSHLHYGGGINLRGYAFRNIVASDGIGYFINNQNSGFSINTQLNFENLSPLRFGKLARSLGMNIYLFGDLGSLSNFNLGRFSIEQAPILADAGLGTALTWKKGIKYLGLGPMTFRFDMPFYLSHPAAGELEKFQIRWLVGVEQAF; encoded by the coding sequence ATGAAGCTTTTTATTTTTATTTTGTCATTAGTTACTTGCAATTTTTTCTTTGCTCAAAACTTCCAATCTCCCACTAATCCCTATTTCTGGAAAAATAAAATAGGCTTAAAAAGTGAATATTGGCAGCAAGATGTAGATTATATCATCAATGCTAGCCTGGATGAGAAAGAAGAAATTATTTCAGGTAAAGTAGAAATTATTTATACCAATAATTCTCCGCATGTATTGAATGAATTGTTTTTCAATCTTTATCAAAATGCCTTTATCAAAGAATCGTATCTCTCCAATTTACAAGAGGCGAATGGAAACAAAGTGCGTTTTGGTAAATGGGAAGCCGAAGGTAAGGGGAATGAAATTCTATCATTGAAAGTAGATGGTGAAGTAGTAAAAACAGAAATTGATGGTTCTATCATGAAGGCATGGCTCAAAAATCCTATGCAGCCCAATACGAACATAAAAATTGAGATTGATTTTAAGACCTATTACAGTAAAGGTGGTGACACGAGAAGAAGAATGAAATCATACACCTATCAAGGCGTAAAGCATTTCAATGGGGCTCACTGGTATCCTAGGCTGGCGGTTTATGATAGAAAATTTGGCTGGTGTACCGATCAGCACTTAAATCGTGAGTTTTATGGTGATTTTGGAAATTATCGCGTTCATTTAGATTTTCCTGCGAATTATGTGGTGGAGGCTACAGGTGTCTTGCAAAATAGAACCGAAGTGCTTCCGGATACCTTGCGAAAAAAATTGGATATTTCCAATTATTGGAGTCATCCTTGGGATACAGTCGTAACTTATAAAATTCCAATGAAAAAAGGTGAACGCAAAGTTTGGAAGTATTTTGCAGAGAACGTGCATGATTTCGCATGGGTTGCGGGACCTCATTATCGCTTGGATGAGAAGAACTACAAAGGGTTTAGCACGGTAGCATTGGTGTTAGAACCACATTGTAGTGGTTGGAAAAATGCTTGTGATTTTTCTGCCAAAGTTATCGACGTCTATAGTAGAGATTTCGGACAATATGCCTACCCGAAAATGGTCGTAGCAGATTGTCAAGATGGGATGGAATATCCTATGCTCACTATGGATGGTGGTTCAGACCCTGGCTATAGAGGATTATTGGCTCATGAGATAGGACATAATTGGTTTTATGGTATGGTCAATAATAATGAGACTTACAGAGCTCTGCTAGACGAAGGATTTACCCAGTTCTTGACCGTATGGGCACTAGAAGCTATCGATGGTAAGAATATGTTTACAACTGGTAAGCAACCAAAACATTTTATGCCAACCGCAGTCAGAAATGCACGCTGCTATGATAGTTATATGCTAGATGCTATGAGCCATGAGCGCACTGAGATCAATGTGCATAGCGATGGATTTAATGGTGCCTTAGGCCAAGGCGGAGGCTATCGAAATGTCTATAACAAAACAGCTACTATGCTTTACAATCTGCAATACGTGCTAGGAGATAGTCTATTTCAGCGGGCTATGAAGCACTATTTCAATCAATGGTCATTTCGTCATCCTTATGTGGAGGATTTTAGAAATTCTATTATAGAATATACCAAGGTAGATTTGAATTGGTTTTTTGACCAATGGATAGAGACATCCAAAGTGCTTGATTATAAAATTTTTCCTCTGAAAAAATTAGATAGTGGACAGTATCAATTGAAGTTAAAACGAATGGAAGATATGCAGTCGCCTCTGGACATAACCGTATTTGGAAAAAGTGGCAAACGATATAATTTTTACATTCCGAATACCTGGTTTGAAAAAGAGACTGAAGCTACTAAACTGCCACGCTGGATAGGCTGGGATAACAAATTAAAGACGACTTATACTGTGAAAATTTCATTACCGGAAGAACCGAAATATGCAAGAATTGATACCTCGAGAAGACTAGCAGATATCAATGAAATGAATAATACGACTGAGTGCAATTGGAAATTATATTTCGATCGAAATCAATCGTTGCCTCGAGATAGAGAGCATTACACCGTACTATGGCGTCCTGATTTTTGGTATAATAATTTTGATGGTGTCAAGGCAGGTGTTCATTTTGAGGGTAGTTTAAATAAAAATTTTCATCAAACTGAGTTAGATATATGGCTCAATACTCGAATAGGAAAGTGGAGCGTTCGCGATGTAGCAAATCAAAATGAAAGAAATGCCATCAATGATTTGATTTCTTTCCGATTTACCTATAGTTCTCCTACGCACAAGTTTATTAAAAATAGCGATGTTCGATTTGAAGCGAGGCATATCGATGGTATAGCCTTGACCTCTTTGCAATGGAGAAAAGCATTTGAAAATTCTAATTATATCACTTTAGGAGGTAAGTCTATGGTTCGCTATCGCAGGGATCAGGATTATTATAATTATATGACTTCTATACAATGGAATACTTTCCTCATGGCAAATACCAGTGCATGGATAGAGTGGATAAATAACAAAAGTCTAGATAGGAATTTGGAACAAATGACGCGAGTTAAGCTTAGGTCTTCTGTAATGTCTGTTGCTAATTTTAGCTATCTCGAAGCGGAGCATAAAGAAAATATAAAATTGGATAAATTGCTTTTCAAATTCAGAATTTTTGGAAGACTGGGAACGCATAATCGTGGGTTAGTTCCTACCGAAGTACTATTAAATGCTGGAGGAGCAAGCGGAGAAGAAATGTTGGAAAATAAATTTATGCGCAGTGTTTCCGCTTTTCCAGATTTATTTATGAAAGGAAGTCAGTTTGTAAATTCTCCGTATTTTTCACATCTTCACTATGGTGGGGGAATCAATCTAAGAGGCTATGCATTTCGAAATATTGTAGCTTCAGATGGCATAGGTTATTTTATCAATAATCAAAATAGCGGTTTTTCAATCAATACACAACTAAACTTCGAGAATTTATCACCATTGAGATTTGGAAAATTAGCACGCTCATTAGGAATGAACATTTATTTGTTTGGAGATTTAGGAAGTTTGTCTAACTTTAACTTAGGTCGCTTTAGCATAGAACAGGCTCCAATACTAGCAGACGCGGGATTAGGTACTGCTTTGACTTGGAAAAAGGGAATAAAATATCTAGGACTAGGACCTATGACCTTTCGCTTCGATATGCCATTCTATTTATCGCATCCTGCCGCAGGTGAGTTGGAGAAGTTTCAGATTAGATGGCTAGTGGGAGTTGAGCAGGCTTTTTAG
- a CDS encoding DUF3078 domain-containing protein, with product MKKLILSIGILLVASLHAQESPEVIKTKIDDLNKQKAVLESQIADLNKQLPAPVVKPWTYKGNASINLGQNLLGSDWTASYGGNSTLNIGGQAHLEANYKNGRHSWNNSFDGTLGFFKNINVENGVNDNINKNVDVLQLSTKYLFDLQKANLKVGVGANFLSQFIKTYDLANPNFLLSDFLAPGILDLSPGIEWTPQPYLKVFLAPASGRFTFVTNDTIILRTDAKANRFGNEVDQRVRTELGARLDIVFEKELVKNLNIRSRAQLFNNFSRPQAQIDAINSSRANIDINWQTDVFYKLTKHIALNFGFQLLRDDDVRITDKSTGSKITPWNWRNNIGIGFVAGF from the coding sequence ATGAAAAAACTAATTTTAAGTATTGGAATTTTGTTAGTTGCTTCACTCCATGCACAAGAGAGTCCAGAAGTAATTAAAACAAAAATTGATGATTTAAACAAACAAAAAGCGGTATTAGAATCACAGATAGCTGATTTAAACAAACAACTTCCTGCTCCAGTTGTAAAGCCTTGGACTTACAAAGGAAATGCTTCTATAAATTTGGGTCAAAACTTACTTGGTTCTGATTGGACTGCATCCTATGGTGGTAATAGTACTTTGAATATAGGTGGGCAAGCCCATTTGGAAGCTAATTATAAGAATGGTCGTCATTCATGGAACAATAGTTTTGATGGAACGTTGGGATTTTTCAAAAATATAAATGTGGAAAATGGTGTAAATGATAATATCAATAAGAATGTAGACGTTTTACAACTATCAACAAAGTATTTATTTGATTTACAAAAAGCTAATTTAAAAGTAGGAGTTGGAGCTAATTTTCTTTCACAATTTATAAAGACCTACGATTTGGCAAATCCTAATTTCTTGCTTTCAGATTTTTTGGCGCCAGGTATTTTAGATTTATCTCCAGGCATCGAATGGACTCCCCAACCATATTTAAAAGTATTTTTAGCACCTGCATCTGGTAGATTTACATTTGTGACTAATGACACTATTATTTTAAGAACAGATGCCAAAGCTAATAGATTTGGAAACGAGGTAGACCAGCGTGTAAGAACGGAACTTGGAGCTCGATTAGACATAGTTTTTGAAAAAGAGCTAGTTAAAAATTTAAATATCCGCAGTCGAGCTCAGTTGTTTAATAATTTTTCTAGACCTCAAGCACAGATAGATGCGATTAATAGCAGCCGAGCGAATATCGATATCAATTGGCAGACAGATGTTTTCTATAAGCTAACAAAGCATATTGCATTAAACTTTGGATTTCAATTGTTGAGAGATGATGATGTGCGTATTACAGACAAATCAACTGGCTCTAAAATAACACCTTGGAACTGGAGAAATAACATAGGCATAGGATTTGTAGCAGGCTTCTAA
- a CDS encoding cation:dicarboxylase symporter family transporter: protein MLLTKKISLTHWIFICMIIGIIVGVVFPEFSQKLQLISKIFLRLIKMIVAPLIFATLVLGIAHHGKLKDLGKLGLKSIIYFEVVTTLALFIGLGAINLTQAGKGIHMQAEAKSIEKVDETKQIKPKTFEEYVLDIFPENISKAVFDGKVLQIVIFSILFGLGVSMAPAAAKNTMIHFCDGLAETMFKVTNIIMYFAPLAVGAAMAYAVGHMGFSVLIPLLKLVGTLYGALAVLILFVLIPIGLYFKINLKKLWHHIKEPVSIAFATTSSDAALPKLFKALEDFGCSRKIVSFVLPMGYSFNLDGTTLYLSLATVFVAQASGIELTLAQQLSMLFILMLTSKGVAAVPRASLVILIATATDLHLPLAPIYLIFGVDELMDMARTSTNVIGNSLATCVIAKSEGELRDS, encoded by the coding sequence ATGCTTCTAACTAAGAAAATCTCGCTCACCCACTGGATTTTTATCTGTATGATAATAGGCATCATAGTAGGTGTAGTATTTCCTGAGTTTTCTCAGAAACTCCAACTCATATCCAAGATATTTCTTCGTCTTATAAAAATGATAGTAGCTCCCCTGATTTTTGCAACCTTAGTTTTAGGAATAGCTCATCATGGAAAACTGAAAGACTTAGGGAAATTAGGGCTAAAATCCATCATATATTTCGAAGTAGTAACGACACTAGCATTATTCATTGGTCTAGGTGCTATCAATCTCACACAGGCAGGTAAAGGCATACACATGCAGGCCGAAGCCAAGTCCATAGAAAAAGTAGATGAGACCAAACAAATCAAACCAAAAACTTTTGAAGAATATGTTTTAGATATTTTTCCTGAGAATATTTCGAAAGCTGTTTTCGATGGCAAGGTATTACAAATTGTTATTTTCAGTATTCTCTTTGGTCTGGGTGTATCCATGGCTCCAGCTGCAGCTAAGAATACCATGATACATTTCTGCGATGGATTGGCAGAAACTATGTTCAAGGTTACCAATATCATTATGTACTTCGCACCATTAGCTGTTGGTGCTGCTATGGCTTATGCTGTGGGGCATATGGGTTTTTCTGTATTGATTCCTTTATTGAAATTAGTAGGTACTTTGTATGGTGCTTTGGCTGTGCTTATTTTATTTGTGCTGATACCTATCGGGCTCTATTTCAAAATCAATTTAAAAAAACTTTGGCATCATATCAAAGAACCTGTTTCAATTGCCTTCGCTACTACGAGTTCAGATGCTGCCCTGCCTAAATTATTCAAAGCCTTAGAAGATTTTGGGTGTAGTAGAAAAATCGTATCTTTTGTACTTCCTATGGGCTATAGTTTCAACTTAGATGGCACCACGCTCTACCTCTCCTTAGCGACTGTATTTGTGGCACAAGCCTCGGGTATAGAATTAACATTGGCACAACAATTATCGATGCTCTTTATTCTCATGCTTACGAGCAAAGGTGTAGCGGCTGTCCCTCGTGCTTCACTAGTGATACTCATAGCTACCGCTACCGATTTGCATTTACCATTAGCTCCTATTTATCTTATCTTCGGTGTAGATGAACTCATGGATATGGCACGAACTTCGACGAATGTAATAGGCAATAGTCTGGCAACATGCGTCATAGCCAAGAGTGAAGGGGAGTTACGTGATAGTTGA
- a CDS encoding 4'-phosphopantetheinyl transferase superfamily protein, which produces MPIIFEQNKNDFHIVVYEISQGEDYYKAGIDFTPFDISEFSKIVNPLKRMQWLASRYWVKKMSKQQQQLLLEKTELGKPLIVNYPIHFSISHSRNFVAVICSMTKNVAIDIEKIQSKILKIKHKFLHPFDFEQGDSLEKLTMIWSAKETIYKHYHTKELYSFKEQISIDSFSEDKMNYSLSNFQNQMNKEIFYKKIEDTILTWIIDN; this is translated from the coding sequence ATGCCTATAATTTTTGAGCAAAATAAAAACGATTTTCATATTGTCGTATATGAAATATCGCAGGGGGAAGATTACTACAAAGCTGGAATTGATTTTACTCCTTTTGATATTTCTGAGTTTTCCAAAATAGTAAACCCTCTTAAACGCATGCAGTGGTTGGCTTCGAGATATTGGGTAAAGAAAATGTCAAAGCAACAACAACAATTATTGTTAGAAAAAACAGAACTCGGGAAACCACTAATTGTAAACTATCCGATTCATTTTTCAATTTCTCATTCTCGAAATTTCGTTGCTGTTATTTGTTCAATGACTAAGAATGTAGCCATAGACATAGAGAAAATTCAATCCAAAATTTTAAAAATTAAACACAAGTTTCTACACCCATTTGATTTTGAACAAGGCGATTCTCTTGAGAAATTGACTATGATTTGGAGTGCTAAGGAGACGATATATAAGCACTATCATACTAAAGAACTGTATTCATTTAAAGAACAAATCTCTATAGATAGCTTTTCGGAAGATAAAATGAATTACAGCCTATCTAATTTTCAAAACCAAATGAATAAGGAGATTTTTTATAAGAAAATAGAGGATACTATTTTGACTTGGATTATTGATAACTGA
- a CDS encoding glycosyltransferase, whose product MKKIVIIGPAFPLRGGLATYNERLCKAFTEENHNACIYTFSLQYPSFLFPGTSQYSDEAPPEKLKILVKINSINPFNWIQIGLELKNKKPDIIVVRYWLPFIGPCLGTILRLVKKNKHTKIVCIADNIIPHEKRPGDNLFTRYFIKPIDAFVTMSEKVLSDLDLFATHEKKKKFIPHPLYDNFGEIISREEAIEKLNLQKDNNYMLFFGFIRKYKGLDLLLEALSKITNPNLKLIIAGEFYEDSNPYLDLIEQFNIQDKIILKTNFITDSEVKYYFCASAVVIQPYKSATQSGVTPLAYHFEIPMIVTNVGGLTGMVPNGKVGLIAEPNAESVAEKINSYFDQNKEKEFKENLKVEKKKYSWNVMTKAILELAETK is encoded by the coding sequence TTGAAAAAGATAGTTATTATTGGTCCTGCCTTCCCCCTTCGTGGTGGCTTAGCTACGTATAATGAACGATTATGCAAGGCATTTACAGAGGAAAATCATAATGCCTGTATATACACTTTCAGTCTGCAATATCCTAGTTTTCTATTTCCTGGCACTTCGCAGTATAGCGATGAAGCGCCACCTGAAAAACTAAAAATACTTGTAAAAATAAACTCCATTAATCCTTTTAATTGGATACAAATAGGATTAGAGTTAAAAAATAAAAAGCCTGATATCATTGTTGTGCGCTATTGGTTGCCATTTATAGGTCCTTGTCTTGGCACTATTCTTCGACTGGTGAAAAAAAATAAACACACCAAAATAGTCTGCATAGCGGACAATATCATTCCTCATGAAAAGAGACCTGGTGACAATTTATTCACTCGATATTTTATCAAGCCAATAGATGCCTTTGTCACCATGAGTGAGAAAGTTTTATCAGATTTAGATTTATTTGCCACTCATGAAAAAAAGAAAAAATTTATACCTCATCCGCTTTATGATAATTTCGGAGAAATAATTTCTAGAGAAGAAGCCATCGAAAAGTTAAACCTTCAAAAAGATAATAATTATATGCTTTTCTTCGGATTTATTAGAAAATATAAAGGGTTGGATTTATTATTAGAAGCTTTATCAAAAATTACAAATCCCAACCTGAAGTTGATTATAGCTGGAGAATTTTATGAAGATTCCAATCCTTACCTAGACTTAATTGAGCAGTTTAATATTCAAGACAAGATAATACTCAAAACGAATTTTATAACTGATAGTGAAGTAAAATATTATTTCTGTGCGAGTGCTGTCGTTATCCAACCATATAAATCTGCAACGCAAAGTGGCGTCACTCCTCTAGCATATCATTTCGAAATACCAATGATAGTAACCAATGTCGGCGGATTGACGGGTATGGTACCTAATGGAAAAGTAGGATTGATAGCTGAACCAAATGCTGAGTCAGTGGCAGAAAAAATAAATTCCTATTTCGATCAAAATAAAGAAAAAGAATTTAAAGAAAACTTGAAAGTGGAAAAGAAAAAGTATAGCTGGAATGTGATGACCAAAGCTATTTTAGAACTCGCAGAAACGAAATAA
- a CDS encoding PorT family protein — MSGLHGQLNFYEKGNKALYWGISLGLNISNFRIDRQPHSEANDSILSIEDKSQPGFNLGLIGNWQFNRYFDLRFIPNMTFGEKLIQYNTINGTVDNRIKTTYISLPVHIRYKSEPVNDWRIFVVAGLKYDLNIDPQVRTTSEPNKISLRKSGLSMEYGIGLQYFFPYFIFSPELKYSHSLNSVLDPNQSDLNRSAIRGLYPRTLIFTLNFEG; from the coding sequence TTGTCTGGATTACATGGGCAACTAAATTTTTACGAAAAAGGAAACAAGGCGCTCTATTGGGGGATTTCATTAGGATTAAATATCTCTAACTTTAGAATTGATAGGCAACCACATTCCGAAGCGAATGATTCAATTTTAAGTATTGAGGATAAATCTCAACCAGGATTTAATCTGGGCCTTATTGGTAATTGGCAATTTAACCGCTATTTTGATCTGCGATTTATCCCTAATATGACATTTGGTGAAAAATTGATTCAATACAATACCATCAATGGGACAGTCGATAATCGAATTAAAACTACCTACATATCCTTACCTGTTCATATTCGGTATAAGTCTGAACCTGTAAACGATTGGAGAATTTTTGTAGTAGCAGGGTTAAAATATGATTTAAATATAGACCCTCAAGTTAGAACTACCAGTGAGCCAAATAAAATATCACTTCGAAAATCAGGTCTATCCATGGAATATGGTATCGGTCTCCAATATTTTTTCCCATATTTTATTTTCTCTCCAGAGTTAAAATATTCCCATAGTCTCAATAGTGTACTGGATCCTAATCAGAGTGATTTGAATAGGTCAGCTATAAGAGGCTTATATCCCCGAACTTTGATATTTACCTTAAACTTTGAGGGTTAG